One part of the Megachile rotundata isolate GNS110a chromosome 16, iyMegRotu1, whole genome shotgun sequence genome encodes these proteins:
- the LOC100879247 gene encoding 2-acylglycerol O-acyltransferase 2-A-like isoform X1 yields MKILGIKFAPLNVPLKRRLETLSVTLWYFTLAFGPSLGFIITGYLLFFTTTIRYYVLLYFLWMYYDWDTCNKGGRSTKLTNMVAKSRWIQHVFDFFPVTLVKTTDLDPNRNYLLCSFPHGIIPAGAAGSFQSESRGAKTLFPGLQLNIIVQYQVFKSPIFREIALAMGFISSSEESLDYQLSTKPKTPFTGRISVLIVGGAGEAMECSPGTNRVLVNQRKGFVRVALKHGTPLIPSFSFRETDTYDQVKNPYLSLVQHYFRKNVGLVPLILKGRGFFQYSYGFVPHRVPITTVVGSPIEIPKISHPTKEQINEYHKLFVEKLTELFETHKYKYLPDADSKHLEFV; encoded by the exons ATGAAGATATTGGGTATAAAGTTTGCACCGTTGAATGTGCCGCTGAAACGGAGACTGGAAACGCTATCAGTCACGCTATGGTACTTTACACTGGCTTTTGGACCATCGCTTGGTTTTATTATTACTGGCTATCTCCTCTTTTTTACCACGACTATACGTTACTACGTTTTGCTGTATTTTCTGTGGATGTACTATGACTGGGACACGTGCAACAAGGGCGGTAGGAG TACGAAATTGACGAATATGGTGGCAAAATCCCGATGGATCCAGCACGTTTTCGATTTTTTTCCCGTGACGTTGGTTAAAACCACCGATTTAGACCCGAATAGAAATTACCTACTCTGCAGTTTCCCTCACGGGATAATACCTGCAGGAGCAGCGGGTTCTTTTCAGTCTGAAAGTCGAGGTGCTAAGACATTGTTTCCCGGTTTGCAACTTAACATTATCGTGCAGTATCAAGTGTTCAAGAGTCCCATCTTTCGCGAGATCGCTCTCGCCATGG GTTTCATCAGCAGCAGTGAAGAAAGCCTAGACTATCAGTTGTCGACGAAACCTAAAACGCCATTCACTGGAAGAATATCTGTTCTCATCGTCGGTGGAGCAGGGGAAGCAATGGAATGTTCGCCAGGAACAAATCGTGTTCTCGTAAACCAAAGAAAAGGATTTGTGAGAGTGGCACTGAAACATGG GACACCATTGATACCGTCCTTTTCGTTCAGAGAAACGGATACATACGACCAGGTGAAAAATCCCTATTTATCGTTGGTTCAgcactattttcgcaaaaacgTGGGACTCGTACCTCTGATTCTAAAGGGGCGTGGATTTTTCCAGTATTCTTATGGTTTTGTTCCGCATCGGGTGCCTATAACTACCGTTG TTGGCAGTCCAATAGAGATACCAAAAATATCACATCCGACAAAGGAACAGATCAACGAATACCACAAACTGTTCGTCGAAAAACTAACAGAGTTATTTGAAACCCACAAGTATAAATACCTACCTGACGCAGATTCAAAACATCTTGAGTTCGTATAG
- the LOC100879247 gene encoding 2-acylglycerol O-acyltransferase 2-A-like isoform X2, which yields MKILGIKFAPLNVPLKRRLETLSVTLWYFTLAFGPSLGFIITGYLLFFTTTIRYYVLLYFLWMYYDWDTCNKGGRSTKLTNMVAKSRWIQHVFDFFPVTLVKTTDLDPNRNYLLCSFPHGIIPAGAAGSFQSESRGAKTLFPGLQLNIIVQYQVFKSPIFREIALAMGFISSSEESLDYQLSTKPKTPFTGRISVLIVGGAGEAMECSPGTNRVLVNQRKGFVRVALKHGETDTYDQVKNPYLSLVQHYFRKNVGLVPLILKGRGFFQYSYGFVPHRVPITTVVGSPIEIPKISHPTKEQINEYHKLFVEKLTELFETHKYKYLPDADSKHLEFV from the exons ATGAAGATATTGGGTATAAAGTTTGCACCGTTGAATGTGCCGCTGAAACGGAGACTGGAAACGCTATCAGTCACGCTATGGTACTTTACACTGGCTTTTGGACCATCGCTTGGTTTTATTATTACTGGCTATCTCCTCTTTTTTACCACGACTATACGTTACTACGTTTTGCTGTATTTTCTGTGGATGTACTATGACTGGGACACGTGCAACAAGGGCGGTAGGAG TACGAAATTGACGAATATGGTGGCAAAATCCCGATGGATCCAGCACGTTTTCGATTTTTTTCCCGTGACGTTGGTTAAAACCACCGATTTAGACCCGAATAGAAATTACCTACTCTGCAGTTTCCCTCACGGGATAATACCTGCAGGAGCAGCGGGTTCTTTTCAGTCTGAAAGTCGAGGTGCTAAGACATTGTTTCCCGGTTTGCAACTTAACATTATCGTGCAGTATCAAGTGTTCAAGAGTCCCATCTTTCGCGAGATCGCTCTCGCCATGG GTTTCATCAGCAGCAGTGAAGAAAGCCTAGACTATCAGTTGTCGACGAAACCTAAAACGCCATTCACTGGAAGAATATCTGTTCTCATCGTCGGTGGAGCAGGGGAAGCAATGGAATGTTCGCCAGGAACAAATCGTGTTCTCGTAAACCAAAGAAAAGGATTTGTGAGAGTGGCACTGAAACATGG AGAAACGGATACATACGACCAGGTGAAAAATCCCTATTTATCGTTGGTTCAgcactattttcgcaaaaacgTGGGACTCGTACCTCTGATTCTAAAGGGGCGTGGATTTTTCCAGTATTCTTATGGTTTTGTTCCGCATCGGGTGCCTATAACTACCGTTG TTGGCAGTCCAATAGAGATACCAAAAATATCACATCCGACAAAGGAACAGATCAACGAATACCACAAACTGTTCGTCGAAAAACTAACAGAGTTATTTGAAACCCACAAGTATAAATACCTACCTGACGCAGATTCAAAACATCTTGAGTTCGTATAG